The region ACGCCGACCTCGCCCTCAAGGAACAGGCACTCGCGCGAACCGCGCCCCTGAACACAGTCCCAGGCCGCTACCGCCCCTCCGACACGGTCATGGCGTTCCTCGAAAGCCTGTGACTTATGCCGACCTCGCTGTCCGGGACACCGCCGTCGGCCACGTCACTGGACAGCGAGATCGGCATAACCCCCACGTCTTCATAAGACGCCCTGCACATCCAGCGCGCCCATGTGCGGTTCCTGGTCGAGCGGAGCCGCTCAGCTCCCCGTGCCGCGGTTCCGGCGGCGCCACCACCAGGCACCGACGGCCGCCAGCACGGCGGCGGCCGCGACGGCGATGACGACGGGCACCACCGGGGACGAGGAGTCCTCGCTGCTGCCGGTGGCCGTCGCGGCGGCGGTGGCCGCGACGCTCGGCGTGGCGGCCGGGCCGGACGCGCTGGGGGAGGCGCTGGGGCTGGGGCTCGGGCTCGGGCTGGGAGCCGCGACGGTCGGACTCGGCACGGCCGGGGCGACCGGGGTGGCGCCGGGGGCGGCGGGCGACAGCTTGAGCACGGGTGCGGGGTGCTCGGGTTCGGCGCCGGCTTTCGGGAGTTCGATCCAGCGCTCGATGTGGCCGTCGCTGTACGTCTCCAGGGTCTTGAAGACGAGCTCCTTCGCGTCGGGCAGCTGCCGGACGGTGATCTTGTACGCCGCGTCCTTGCCCGGGGCAAGGGCGGCGCCGCCCACCGTGTAGCCGTCCGGGGTGGCCGCGAAGGTCCACCCGGCCGGGGCCTCGGCGAGGGTGACGTCCCCCGGGGCGATGCCCTCGGGGAGGACGACCTGGAACTTCGCCAGGCCCGCGGTGGTCGACTCGGCCTCGGCGGTGAAGGCCACCGTGGCGTTGGTGGCGAGGGCCTGCGCCGTCTCGGACTCGACCTGGACGTGCGCGGACGCCGAGGTGCCGGCCAGCGCCACGGCAGCGGCGGTGAACGCCAGGACGGTGGCGGCGCGGGCGGCGCGGCGGATCTGCCGGTTGGGCACTTCGGGCTCCCTGCTTCTCCGCCGGCCGGGACCGGCCAGGACCGGTGGGCGACGGACTGACGACGGGCTGACGACGGCGCCCATCATGCACGACCGGGCCCGGCGCCGGGCCCGAACCCGACCGAAGGAAAGAAATCCGCCACCCCCGGGAACTCCTTCCATGACCGGAACGACTACCTGGACCGGGCCGGCACCGCCGGGCCCTGTGCACTCGGATTTCCCAGGAGAGTTCCATGCGTTCTCGCGTGTTGTGCGGCATCGCTGCCGCAGTCGCCCTGCTCGTCACGGGCTGCGGCAGCGACGGCGGCGCCGGCTCCGGCGACGCGAGCCCGGCCGCCGGGGCGGCCGCGACGGGCCCCGTGCCCCGAGCCGGCCGACTTCGGCCACGACTTCCCCGCCATGATCGCCCGCACCTTCCAGGACCTCACCCCCGACGAGCGTCACGTCCTGCGCTCGGTCTCCCGCCTGGACGCCTTCGACACCGCCCTGGCGGCCCGCACCGCCAGCCTGACCCACGACGCGGCCGCGCTCCGCCTCGCCGAGCGGCCGTTCGTCACCGAGAACCCGTTCGGGCTATGGCCGCTCAGCTGCACGCCCTGATCCGCTCCACCCTGCGCGGCGCCACCGACCAGGCGGACGACCGCTGGTCCGAACAGGACTGGCACCGCGCCGCCGAACGCGTGCCCTGGCTGGCCTTGGCGAACAATGGACCGCCCAGCCCGGACCCGACCGGCTGCTGCTGCTGCTGATCGGCTGCCTGCGTCAGCGCCTTCGCCTGGCCCGCGATTTCACGCTCGACCTCGACTGGCTCTCCGAAGCAGCCTGGGCCTACGTCGGCGACTCCGTGTGGGAGCCCCTCACCCCATCCGCCCCGCATCAACCCGGCCAGCACCAGCCCCGACGGCGTCGAGGCCGCCGCGCCGGCACTGCGGACCGCCGCCGACGAACACCGCACACGCACCGCCACCCGACCCACTTCCGTCAGCGACAGCGCTCTCCTGCCGCCCGATCTGCACAAGATAGCCGTCTACTACCTCGCCAAGGCCCAACGCGACCTCGGCCACAGCCAGGGCCTCCGCCGCAGGCATGCAGCTCGTTGCCCACCGCAGGCGGCCGCCTCGCCCCCGCCGTCCGCCGAGGCCTCGCCCGCCTCGCCGGCGACTTCCCCACCGCCACCACCCTCGGCTGGAAAGGCCGCCACCACCGCGTCCTCGGCGACCTGTGGTGGCCCCATAGCGACATGGACCAAGGCGCCGCCTACGAGGCCGCCCGCACCAACGCCGAACAGCACACCGTCACCAGCGAACGGCCACCGCCCAGACCCAACGCGCCTTCACCGACCCCGATACCGCCGACGACGAACTCCACCTCGCCGAACAACTGCTCGCCGGGCTCGACCTGCGCGCCACCACCCTCACTGTCCGCACCGCCGCCCTCCTCCGGGACGCCGGCACCACCGACCGCGACATCGAAGACCGGGCCGCCGCGCTACACGCCGAGCACGCTGCGGTCAGCGTCCTCGCCGCCCGGACCGCCCTGGAACTGGGCCAGGCCGGACGGCTTTCCCCTGGTCCGGTGCGCGGTGGCCTTCCAGCCCCACTTCTCCTTGGTGACGTCGCTGACGTGCTTGCCGAGCATCCGACCCGATTCAGGGCCCGGGACAATCCGCTCTGGAGCCCGCCGAAACGCCCTGCGGCGAAACGGAAGTGTTCCGGCGGCGGCCGGGATGGCACCGGACGCCCTGCCTGTTCCCCCGCCCGGCCCGCCCCCGAGCGGGGCGGGCCGGGCTGAGGGGACGTCAGGCGAGCACGCTCTCCAGGGAGACGGACTCCAGGCCGAAGGCCTCGGCGACACCCGCGTAGGTGATCTGGCCCTCGTGCGTGTTCAGGCCCTTGGCCAGGGCGGCGTCGCGACGCAGGGCGTCCTTCCAGCCGCGGTTGGCCAGCTCCACGATGTAGGGCAGCGTGGCGTTGGTCAGCGCGTAGGTGGAGGTGTTCGGGACGGCACCCGGCATGTTCGCGACGCAGTAGAAGACCGAGTCGTGGACCTGGAAGGTCGGGTTGTCGTGCGTGGTGGCGCGCGAGTCCTCGAAGCAGCCGCCCTGGTCGATCGCGATGTCGACGAGCACGGAGCCCGGCTTCATCCGGGAGACCAGCTCGTTGGTGACGAGCTTGGGGGCCTTGGCGCCCGGGATCAGGACGGCGCCGATCACCAGATCGGCGTCGAGGACGGCCTTCTCCAGCTCGAACGCGTTGGAGGCGATGGCCTTGATCTTCGTGCCGAAGATCTTGTCGGCCTCGCGCAGCTTGTTGATGTCGCGGTCGAGCAGGGTCACGTCGTAGCCCATGCCGATGGCGATGGTGGCCGCGTGCCAGCCGGAGACGCCACCGCCGATGACGACAGCCTTCGCCGGGTGGGTGCCGGGCACACCGCCGGGCAGGGTGCCGCGGCCGCCGGCCGGACGCATCAGGTGGTACGAGCCGACCTGCGGGGCGAGCCGGCCCGCGACCTCGGACATCGGGGCGAGCAGCGGCAGCGCGCCGTTGGCGAGCTGCACCGTCTCGTACGCGATGGCGGTGGTGCCGGACGCGAGCAGCGCGTCGGTGCCGGCCCGGTCGGCCGCCAGGTGCAGGTAGGTGAAGAGGGTCTGGCCCTTGCGCAGGCGGTGGTACTCCTGCGCGATCGGCTCCTTGACCTTCAGCAGCAGGTCGGCCGTGGCCCACACCTCGTCGGCGGTGGGAAGGATGGTCGCGCCGGCGGCGACGTACTCCTCGTTGGGGATCGAGGAGCCGACACCGGCGTTGTCCTCGATGTAGACCTCGTGTCCGTTACGGACCAGCTCATGCACGCCGGCGGGCGTGATGGCCACGCGGTACTCGTGGTTCTTGACCTCGCGGGGGATGCCGACCTTGGTCACGGCTAAACACGTCCCTCTTGCCTGTGGTCCCAGCCGGGGGAAGACCGGTGGGCGACGCGTGCGGAAGCCTCCGGAAGACACCGGGGCACAGTTCGCTGCGCGACTAGGTTCGAGTGTAATGAAGCCCAGGCGGCGTGTCAGCCTTTTAAAGTAACAAAATATGCCCAACCTGGTAGCTAATTCGAAGGATGACATCGTCGACATTGAAGGGTACACGCCCACCAGGCAGGCCCATCTCAGGGCGAACTCGCCGAGTGCGCTGCCGACTGCGCTCAAGGACGGCCAACCCGCCCGCCGCCGGGGAGCAGCCCTTGTTGAGCCGCCGCCCCCGCAAGTAGGGGCGTCCCCGCGGGCGCGGGGAGCAGGGCGGCCTGACGATTGAGGGGGGGCTTGTTTGGGTATTGTCAGTGCTGTGGGCTGGGGTTTTGGACCGCCCCGGGTTCGGTGGGGACTCGATTTCGAGTAAGGATTCGAGTCATGGCACGTCCTTCTTCCTACGCCAGAGCTGCGCCGGCGTGCGGTGCGCATGGTCGCCGAGGTCCTCAACGACTACCCGTACGAGTCGGCTGCGCTGCGGGCCGTCGCGGCGAAGCTGGGCATCAGCTCCGCCGAGACGCTGCGCAACTGGGTTCGCGTGACCAGGTCGACTCCGGGCAGCGCCCGGGCACGACCACGGAGGAGTCTGCGCAGATCAAGGCGACGAAGAAGGAAATCGCCTAACTCAAGCGCGCCAACGAGATCCTCAAAGCCGCAACAAATTTCTTCGCGGCCGAGTTCGACCGGCCACACCTGCGCTCGTAGCGTTCATCGACGTGCACCGGGGCCGCTTCGGCGGCGTCGAGCCGATCTGCCGTGTGCTCACCGAGCACGGGTGCAGCATCGCCTCCTCCACCTGCTACACCCACCACAAGCGCAGGGCCTCACCCGCCACCCGCACGGTGCGCGACGAGGAACTCAAGGAGCTGATCAAGGAGGTCCACGACGCCAACTACCGCGTCTACAGGGCCCGGAAGATCTGGCGGGAGCTGGGCCGGCAGGACCACCAGGTCGCCCGCTGCGCGAGCTCGGCGTCGCCGGTGCCGTGCGCGGCAGGAAAGTCATCACCACCATGGCCGACCCGGCCGCCGAACGCGCCCCCGACCTGGTCGACCGCGACTTCGTCGCGGCCAGCGTCCAGGACCGCGCCGGCGCCCGCCGCCCGTTGCTGTGGACCCGGCTCGACCACCCTGGTGTCCGGAAGATCTGGGCGGACCAGGGCTTCGCCGGCCGGCTCGTCGACTGGACGGCCCAGATCCTCGGCCGTGACCTCGAGATCGTGCGCAAGGACCCTGGGCAGCGGGGCTTCCAGGTCCAGCCCAAGCGTTGGGCTGTCGAGCGCACCCTTTCGTGGATCACAACCCATCGGCGTCTGGCCCGGGACTACGAGACCAGCCCCGCCCGATCAGAGACCATGATTCGCTGGGCGATGATCGGCATCATGGTCCGCCGACTCGCCCGCGGTGGGCCAGCGTCACGGCCCGGCCCACGGCCTCTGGCGCGGACTTCGGTGTGAGCTGCAGCCGCAGCCCGGCGTCAGTCTTCGACATCGTCGCGAAGCGCGGCTTCCATGGCGAGCAAGTCCTGGCGACTGAGCTGCGTCACTGTCCAGTCTCGGCTCCGCCCGTGGGCGACGAACCGGAGGTCCAGGGCGACATGATGGTGTTTAGTGGGCGAGGTCGGAGTACCAGAGCCAGTGCCCGTCGGTCAGCAGGGAGAGCCCGCCGATGACAGTCCTGTCCGGGCAGAGGACATCGTGCGTGAGACCAGCCGTTGCGGCCAGTACCACCCGCTGCGGAGGTACCGGATCAGCTCACCTGTATGTGCTGGCTCCAGGGCGCCCACAGCGGCCCGAAGGGATGGGCTGTCCGGCCTGCCGTGCGCAAGCTCTCTGAAGTCGCCGACCATAGGGAACTTTTCATCGCTCACCCGCCGAGCGTAGAGCACCCTGCGGGAGCCTGATCCACAGAGATCTCAAACGCGGTCTCAAATTTCGGGGGTTACGACGGCGTGATGCACTGTCCTGCCCCGTTGAACGCAATCAGGACCCCGGAAAGCCCGAAACGTCCCGAAAGGCCGCCGCCCGACAGGGCGGCGGCCAGGTGTCACTGGTGTACAGCTGGTGACATTGTCCACCAGGCAGTTGTCATGCTGCTCCGGTGGACGTGGGTGAGCTGCGTGTGTCATGCGAGTGCGGAGGTTGGGACACCCGATGATTTCGTTGAGCGGCAACCTCGCGCGGGGCGACCGCCGTCACTGGTTTCAGAAACCCGCGGTGCTATAGGTCCTGCCAGTGTCCGTGTCGTGGAGGGTGACACTGCACGTGTAGTTCGTGAAACCTGCAGGGACCTGGCCGTAGAAGGTGCTGCTGGCCGTCTGGCCGGGCAGAACTGACTTATATCCAATGGAACCCCAGCCGAGGCCTTGCCAACCGTTGGCGCAGAAGGCCGTGAAAGCGATGTGCTTGGTGCTGCTGCTCTGATTCAGAAAAGTTCCCTGGACGCTGAGGTACCCAAGGCCCGTAGTCCGCTTGCCACAGAGAATTCCGCCGTCCTGGGTGCTGCATGACTGCGGTGTTGCTGCCGATGCGGCGGGGGCCAGGGCGATACCTCCTGCAGCCAGGGCAAGGGCAGCAGCGGCAGTGCCGGCAATTCGCTTCAGGGAATGCAAGGGGTCTCCTCAAGGTGTCGGCCCCGCGCGACGGCGCCGAGGCGAGGGCCAAGACTCTCAGCAGATGAGGGACCGTCAAGGCCGCAGTGGGATAGTTAGGCCCGCTGGCTCCGCCCGATTGGGGCGGACAGCCCAATCGGTCGGCAATGGATGCACCTGTGAGGTCACCAGGGCAGCCAGAGGGAGTGCCCCTGCAGGCCGGCGAAGCGGCTACCACCTACGAGCTGCCAGCCTCCAGCAGGACGGCCCACTTACCTCGACCGCCTCCTAAAGCAGGCCCGCCTCGCCCGCGCCGAGCACGCCCAGGCGGTCGGTGCTGGCACAGACGTCACCGAGTGCCCGCTCGCTGGCCACACTCCCGCACCCCGCCCGGCCACCCAACTTGCGCCCACCCCGGACGCCCAGGCCGTGTCCGGGCCGGTCCCCGGTCCGACAGGAGAAGTGGACCTCCCTCCTCGACGCCCCCACCGCGCCGCCGCTGCCTGACAGTAGCGATGTCCATGAGGGTCTCCCTGCGGGGCCTGGCCCGCTGCCTGACCGACCGTGGGTCCCCAACGCGCTCGGTCGGCCCCGTTCGGGAGGAGTTCGTGCGACCCGCCAGGATCAGATTCTGACCAGCCGTTCCAGCATGAATTGGTCATCCGGGAAGGCCTCGATGAACATCGACTGCACAAGATAGCGGCCCTCCGGGATGTGAACCCGGATCGTGTCATTCCCGGCGATATCACGGCCGACGACCATGCAGTCCATGAGCCAGTAGCTCCCGCCGAGCGAGATCTCGAAGGCATCTTTCCAGCCATCCGAACCCTTCGCGTGGTCCACCGCGTGCTCCAGCCCGCTGTCACCCTCGGCCGCGTACTTGCGGACGAAGGTCATCCGGTGATCGAGGTAGGTCACCGGAAGTGCCTCCCAGCCCAGAACCAGCACATCACCGAGCCGGGCAGTACGACCCGACCGACAAACGCGTCCATAACCTCAGTACCGTCCCAGGCGGCGACATAGGACTCCGGACACAAGACGTAGTAGCCGAAATCCGTCCCGTCGATCCACTTCGCCGTAACCACCTGATCCCCACCGCTCGCCGTGCCTACGAGGCGATCAGGCTACCCACAGGCGCGTCAGCTGCGTGATCTCCATAGGGAACACCAAGCCGGTCGACAGCCCAACAAATCTGCTGGCCGTCCTCGGGCGCGCGCCGCCACCCCGGCCGCGCCGGCCCCGGTCGACGACATGTCCACGTCGTCATCAGCGCCCCACCTGGTGCCCGATCTGACCCCAGCGAGCCGCTTTCGCGAGGGCCCCTTCGCACCCCCGTGTCGAGCGGCACCGGACCGCCCTGACGTGCACCGAATAGGGGACGATCCGCCACTTGGCCGGAGCCTTGGGTCACGGCGGGAGAGGAATGCGGGCCAGCCCGTCACGTACCCAACGAAGCATCTCCGGTGGTTCGGGGTGACCTTCCCAGGTCACCCCGAACCACCGGAGCTTCGTCCGTGACACCACCTTCGGCGCGGACGCCTCGAAGATGTCGGCGCACCTGCGGTAGTCCCGGAGCCTGTGTGTGTGGCGGCCGAGGGGACGGCGGGGCTCGTCTCGGCCGGTACGCCCATGGGAGCCGGGGGCACTCCGTAGCGGCAGCCGCGTGCCGGGCAGGCCGCGCGCCGCCACCGGGGGAGGGCAACAGTACGGGAAGGCACACCCTGCCGTGGTGGACCAGGGCTGCGCAGACCCGGACCCGGGCCGCCTCCACACTCACACCGCCGACGGCCACGGCCGACCCGACGTCCTGCACACGGGTTCATGCATACCTCTGCGGAGTCGGCCAGGTCGCTCACCGGCGAGCCGTAACAGGAATCGGGCTCACATTGACGGACGCTCACCGAACCGCCTGCACTCAAACCGGACGAACCCGTCCCGTACGGGCAGAATTGCGCGATGATCGCTCTCTCACACTATTTCTCCGGAGGAGACGGTCATGGACAAGGGAAAGCGCATCAT is a window of Kitasatospora sp. NBC_00240 DNA encoding:
- a CDS encoding DUF1775 domain-containing protein, which produces MPNRQIRRAARAATVLAFTAAAVALAGTSASAHVQVESETAQALATNATVAFTAEAESTTAGLAKFQVVLPEGIAPGDVTLAEAPAGWTFAATPDGYTVGGAALAPGKDAAYKITVRQLPDAKELVFKTLETYSDGHIERWIELPKAGAEPEHPAPVLKLSPAAPGATPVAPAVPSPTVAAPSPSPSPSPSASPSASGPAATPSVAATAAATATGSSEDSSSPVVPVVIAVAAAAVLAAVGAWWWRRRNRGTGS
- the ald gene encoding alanine dehydrogenase: MTKVGIPREVKNHEYRVAITPAGVHELVRNGHEVYIEDNAGVGSSIPNEEYVAAGATILPTADEVWATADLLLKVKEPIAQEYHRLRKGQTLFTYLHLAADRAGTDALLASGTTAIAYETVQLANGALPLLAPMSEVAGRLAPQVGSYHLMRPAGGRGTLPGGVPGTHPAKAVVIGGGVSGWHAATIAIGMGYDVTLLDRDINKLREADKIFGTKIKAIASNAFELEKAVLDADLVIGAVLIPGAKAPKLVTNELVSRMKPGSVLVDIAIDQGGCFEDSRATTHDNPTFQVHDSVFYCVANMPGAVPNTSTYALTNATLPYIVELANRGWKDALRRDAALAKGLNTHEGQITYAGVAEAFGLESVSLESVLA
- a CDS encoding Imm21 family immunity protein encodes the protein MLVLGWEALPVTYLDHRMTFVRKYAAEGDSGLEHAVDHAKGSDGWKDAFEISLGGSYWLMDCMVVGRDIAGNDTIRVHIPEGRYLVQSMFIEAFPDDQFMLERLVRI
- a CDS encoding transposase, coding for MRGRKVITTMADPAAERAPDLVDRDFVAASVQDRAGARRPLLWTRLDHPGVRKIWADQGFAGRLVDWTAQILGRDLEIVRKDPGQRGFQVQPKRWAVERTLSWITTHRRLARDYETSPARSETMIRWAMIGIMVRRLARGGPASRPGPRPLARTSV